In the genome of Bradysia coprophila strain Holo2 unplaced genomic scaffold, BU_Bcop_v1 contig_232, whole genome shotgun sequence, one region contains:
- the LOC119077146 gene encoding uricase — MFPRKLDSSKTHSDDGDFVSEYQITDSGYGKDNVKLFHVERNGSVHNIKEFEVNTHLKLYSKKDYLNGDNSDIVATDSQKNTVYLLAKKFGVKSPEEFAIRLVNHFLTTYRHIEAAHVYIEEYPWRRLNYSKDLHGREHNHAFIFTPVAIRYCDVQQKRNDKHPTIISGLKGMRVLKTTQSSFVNFINDEYRSLPDMEDRVFSTIISASWQYSIVEKVNFDFLWHHVKELILQNFAGDVDVGVPSPSVQNTIYLAQRDVLKSIKEISSISIQMPNKHYFQFDTSKHPKVVQGENKEVFYPVDKPSGIIYSQLSRKNVSSKL; from the exons ATGTTTCCACGAAAATTGGATAGTTCGAAGACGCATTCTGATGATGGGGATTTCGTGTCAGAGTATCAAATCACAGACAGTGGCTATGGCAAAGATAATGTGAAATTGTTTCACGTTGAACGTAATGGGAGCGTGCATAATATCAAGGAGTTTGAAGTTAACACCCATTTGAAGTTGTACAGCAAAAAGGATTATTTAAATG GCGACAATTCTGACATTGTGGCCACGGATTCACAGAAGAACACTGTCTACCTCTTAGCTAAAAAGTTCGGCGTTAAAAGTCCCGAGGAATTTGCTATTCGATTGGTAAATCACTTCCTAACCACATATCGTCATATCGAAGCTGCTCACGTTTACATCGAAGAATATCCGTGGCGACGTCTTAACTATTCGAAGGATTTGCATGGACGCGAGCATAATCATGCGTTTATCTTTACTCCAGTCGCGATCAGATACTGTGATGTACAGCAAAAACGAAATG ATAAACATCCGACTATAATAAGTGGTCTGAAGGGAATGAGGGTGCTCAAGACCACTCAGTCATCGTTTGTGAATTTCATCAACGATGAATACAGATCACTTCCTGATATGGAGGACAGAGTGTTTAG TACCATCATATCAGCATCATGGCAATATTCGATCGTGGAAAAAGTTAACTTTGACTTTTTGTGGCATCACGTCAAAGAAttgattcttcaaaatttcgcTGGTGACGTTGACGTTGGTGTTCCATCACCTAGTGTTCAAAATACCATCTATTTAGCGCAACGAGATGTTCTTAAATCGATCAAAGAA ATCTCGAGCATAAGTATTCAAATGCCGAACAAACATTATTTCCAATTTGATACATCGAAACATCCAAAGGTTGTGCAGGGTGAAAATAAGGAAGTGTTCTATCCGGTTGATAAACCAAGCGGAATTATCTATTCCCAACTCAGCAGAAAGAATGTTTCGAGTAAATTGtaa